One stretch of Aquimarina sp. Aq107 DNA includes these proteins:
- a CDS encoding CPBP family intramembrane glutamic endopeptidase has protein sequence MFKSKFWNQLIIFVIAIITILIAREYFSNLLIEKGIKSFQIHTFLNIGSNLLLILVSIVLIQNNGISEIAGIKRTKLKRWYLLLFPLVYLVLLNGLSIDEMDREPLISNILVFAIYSLSIGFAEELSLRGFLQSYLIKHLGTTKRNIVLSVLISSLFFGLLHLINFDNGFYGELSQVMYATFIGVMFGVLLVITKRIYPLIIIHAIIDFVGDFDTIGLNINNTMSESSSLESAALIALLVSPCLLYGVSLMRKYPLQDNIEE, from the coding sequence ATGTTCAAATCAAAATTTTGGAACCAACTTATAATCTTTGTAATTGCTATAATAACTATTTTAATAGCTAGGGAATATTTTTCTAACCTACTGATTGAAAAAGGAATTAAATCATTTCAGATACATACGTTTTTAAATATTGGATCAAATCTGCTTTTAATTTTAGTTTCGATAGTATTAATACAAAATAATGGAATTTCTGAAATCGCAGGAATAAAACGAACAAAACTAAAAAGATGGTATCTATTACTTTTTCCTCTTGTCTATTTAGTATTACTTAATGGATTATCTATAGATGAAATGGATAGAGAACCGCTAATTTCTAATATTCTTGTGTTTGCAATATATTCTTTGTCCATTGGTTTTGCAGAAGAATTAAGTCTTAGAGGTTTTTTACAGTCCTATTTAATCAAACACTTAGGTACTACAAAAAGGAATATAGTTTTATCCGTATTAATTTCTTCTTTATTTTTTGGATTACTGCATTTAATAAATTTTGATAATGGCTTTTATGGAGAATTGTCTCAAGTTATGTATGCAACATTTATCGGAGTTATGTTTGGAGTGTTATTAGTTATTACCAAAAGAATTTATCCTTTAATTATTATCCATGCTATCATTGATTTTGTTGGAGATTTTGATACAATTGGACTTAATATAAACAACACGATGAGTGAAAGCAGTTCATTAGAAAGTGCTGCCCTTATAGCTTTACTGGTATCACCT